The genomic interval GTCGGTGCAGCGGGGCCAGGTGGGGCAGCCGAGCCCGGATTTGGTCAGCCGGACCGCGCCCCCGGTCCCGACGATCAGCACGTTCCCCACCACGGAGGCGAGGGCCAGTCGCGATAGGGTGGGTTTGCCAGAAAATTCGCCGAATCGGCTCACGCCGGCCATGGTACGTGCAAATGTGATCATGCTGGACGGCGCGTCCGCCGTCCGGTGGTCTGGATCACCGGACCCCGGGTTTGCGGACCTAGGACGAAATACGTAACGTTGGCGTAGTGAAAAACCTGGCGGCGTACTCGGAGCAGGAACGGGTGACCGATCCGGTCGCCGGTTCCGCCGTGTCCGCCGTCGAGATGGCCGGACCCGACGGCGTGGCCGGACCCGACGGGCGTCCCACCCGGGACCGGGTGACCCAGTTGCTGCTGGAGCACGGCGCGGCCACCGCCGCGCAGCTCGGCGCGGAGCTGGGGCTCAGCCCGGCGGCGATCCGCCGGCACCTGGACGCGATGCTCGCCGACGGTGACGTGGTCGCCCGTGACCAGGTCGTCCGCGGCCAGCGCGGTCGTGGTCGACCCGCCCGGATCTTCCGGCTCACCGACTCCGGCCGGCGCCGCTGCGGCACCCACACCTACGACGGGATGGCCACCGCCGCGCTGCGGTGGATCTCCCGGCACGGTGGACCGGACGCGGTCGACGCCTTCGCCGCCGAGCAGGTCGCGGCGCTGGAGGCCCGCTGCCGGGCCGCCATGGAGGGCGCCGGGGACGACCCGCTGGCCAGGGCCGAGGCACTCGCCGGGGCGCTGACCGCCGAGGGATACGCTGCCAACGCGTCCACGATCGCGTCCGGCGGACAGCTGTGCCAGCACCACTGTCCGGTGGCCCACGTGGCCGCGGAGTTTCCCCAGCTGTGCGAGGCCGAGACGGCGGTCATCTCCCGCCTGGTCGGCACCCACGTGCAGCGGCTCGCCACCATCGCCCACGGCGACGGGGTCTGCACCACGCACATCCCGACCCAGCCCAAACCTTCCGTCAGCAGTGTGAGGACAGATAGATGACCGAGCAGATCGTCCAGCCCATGACGCAGGAGGAGCAGCTCGCCGCCCTGGGGCGTTACGAGTACGGCTGGGCCGACTCCGACGTCGCCGGTGCCGCTGCCCAGCGTGGCCTGAACGAGGCGGTGGTGCGGGACATCTCCGCCAAGAAGAACGAGCCCGCCTGGATGCTCGACCTGCGGCTGAAGGGGTTGCGGCTGTTCGGCCGCAAGCCGATGCCGAACTGGGGTGCCGACCTCGGCGGGATCGACTTCGACAACATCAAGTACTTCGTCCGGTCCACCGAGAAGCAGGCCGCGAGCTGGGAGGACCTGCCCGAGGACATCAAGAACACCTACGACAAGCTGGGCATCCCGGAGGCCGAGAAGCAGCGGCTGGTCGCCGGTGTCGCCGCGCAGTACGAGTCCGAGGTGGTCTACCACAAGATCCGCGAGGACCTTGAGGAGCAGGGCGTCGTCTTCCTGGACACCGACACCGCGCTCAAGGAGCACGAGGACATCTTCAAGGAGTACTTCGGCACGGTGATCCCGGTCGGCGACAACAAGTTCGCCGCGCTGAACACCTCGGTCTGGTCCGGCGGCTCCTTCATCTACGTGCCGAAGGGCGTGCACGTGGAGATCCCGCTCCAGGCGTACTTCCGGATCAACACCGAGAACATGGGCCAGTTCGAGCGGACCCTGATCATCGTCGACGAGGGCGCGTACGTGCACTACGTCGAGGGCTGCACCGCGCCGATTTACTCCTCCGACTCGCTGCACAGCGCGGTCGTGGAGATCGTCGTCAAGAAGAACGCGCGCTGCCGCTACACCACGATCCAGAACTGGTCGAACAACGTCTACAACCTGGTCACCAAGCGGGCGGTCTGCCACGAGGGCGCGACCATGGAGTGGATCGACGGCAACATCGGCTCCAAGGTGACGATGAAGTACCCGGCGGTCTTCATGACCGGCGAGCACGCCAAGGGCGAGGTGCTCTCGGTGGCGATGGCCGGCGAGGGCCAGCACCAGGACGCCGGCGCCAAGATGGTGCACGCCGCCCCGCACACCTCCAGCACGATCGTCTCCAAGTCGATCGCCCGGGCCGGTGGGCGGACCTCCTACCGTGGCCTGGTCCAGGTGCTGGAGGGCTCGCACCACAGCAAGAGCACCGTCAAGTGCGACGCGCTGCTGGTCGACACCATCTCCCGGTCGGACACCTACCCGTACGTCGACATCCGCGAGGACGACGTGGCGATGGGGCACGAGGCGACCGTCTCCAAGGTCAGCGAGGACCAGCTCTTCTACCTGATGAGCCGGGGCCTGACCGAGGACGAGGCGATGGCGATGATCGTGCGCGGCTTCATCGAGCCGATCGCCAAGGAACTCCCGATGGAGTACGCCCTGGAGCTCAACCGGCTGATCGAGCTGCAGATGGAGGGCGCGGTCGGCTGACGCCGCCCGCCCCGTCGATCCGCCTTGCGACCTCGTCGAGACAAGACCAAGGAAGAGATGACTACCGAAGCATTCGCGCCCGAAGCACCCGGAGCGCAGGCGGCCCAGATCGCGCAGACCAAGGCGCAGACGCTCCGCTCGTACGACGTCCGCGACTTCCCGGCCCTGACCGGCCTGGAGGAGGAGTGGCGGTTCACCCCGCTCAAGCGGCTGCGCGGCCTGGCCGACGACACGTTCACCCCGGTCGACGGCCGGCTGCGCTACGAGGTCGCCGCGCTGCCGGACGGGGTCACGTTCGGCGGGGTGCACGAGGGTGACGCCCGGATCGGCAGCGTGCTGACCCCGTTCGACCGGATCAGCGCGCTGGCGCACGGCCGGGCCGGCGAGGCGGTGGTCGTGGCGGTGGCCCCGGAGACCCGGCCGGCCGAGCCGGTGACCGTCCGGCTGGTCGGGCAGGGCGCCGACGGCGCCTCCTTCGGGCACACCTTCCTCGACATCGGCCGGTTCGCCGAGGTCACGCTGGTGCTGGAGCAGACCGGTTCGGTGACCCTGGCCGACAACGTCGAGGTCGCGGTCGACGAGGGCGCGAAGCTGACCCTGGTCACCGTCGCCGACTGGGCGTCCGACGCGGTGCAGGCCCAGCACCTGCGGGTCCGGCTCGGCCGGGACGCGAAGGTGACGCACATCCAGGTGAGCCTGGGCGGGGACCTGGTCCGGCAGTACACCAGCGTGGAATACACCGGCCGGGGCGGCGAGGCCGAACTCTACGGCCTCTACTTCGCCGACGCCGGGCAGCACCTGGAGCACCGGCAGATGGTCGACCACAGCGTGCCGGACTGCCGCAGCTACGTCGGCTACCGGGGCGCGTTGCAGGGCGAGAGCGCGCACACCGTCTGGGTCGGCGACGTGCTGATCCGGGCCGCCGCCACCGGCACCGACACGTACGAGATCAACCGTAACCTGGTGCTTACCGACGGCGCCCGCGCCGACTCCGTGCCCAACCTGGAGATCGAGACCGGCGAGGTGGCCGGTGCCGGGCACGCCAGCGCGACCGGGCGCTTCGACGACGAGCAGCTCTTCTACCTGATGGCCCGGGGCATCCCCGAGGGCGAGGCGCGCAAGCTGGTCGTCCGGGGCTTCTTCGCCGAGCTGCTCAACAAGATCCCGGCCGAGGAGCTGCGCGACCGGCTGGGCGAGCAGATCGAGACGCGGCTGGCCAAGGCGGCGGTCTGATGATCAGGATCTGTTCGACCGAGGACGTGCCGAAGGGCAGCGTCGTCTCCGCCGCCGTGGACGGCACCGAGGTCGCCGTCGTGCACGCCGAGGACGGCAACTTCTACGCCATCCGGGACGAGTGCTCGCACGCCGCCGTCGCGCTCTCCGAGGGCGAGGTCGACGGCTGCACCCTGGAGTGCTGGCTGCACGGCTCCCGCTTCGACCTGCGTACCGGTGAACCGACCGGGCTGCCCGCGACCGAACCCGTACCCGTCTACCCCGTCGAGATCCGCGACGGTGACATCTACCTGAGTCTCACGCCGAGCAATGGAGTTACCGCACCATGAGCGTTCTGGAGATCCGTGACCTGCAGGTGTCGGTCCGGCTGCCCGAGGGCGAGCTGAAGCCGATCCTGGCCGGGGTCGACCTCACCGTGCGGGCGGGGGAGACCCACGCCATCATGGGCCCGAACGGGTCCGGCAAGTCGACCCTGGCGTACTCGATCGCCGGCCACCCGAAGTACGAGATCACCGGCGGCGAGGTGCTGCTGGACGGTCAGGACGTGCTCTCGATGGCCGTCGACGAGCGGGCCCGCGCCGGCCTCTTCCTGGCCATGCAGTACCCGGTCGAGGTGCCCGGGGTGTCGGTGGCGAACTTCCTCCGCACCGCCAAGACGGCGATCGACGGTGAGGCGCCGAAGCTGCGCACCTGGGCCGGCGAGCTGCGCGGCGCGATGGAGCGGCTCCAGATGGACCCGGCGTTCGCGCAGCGCAACGTGAACGAGGGCTTCTCCGGCGGCGAGAAGAAGCGGCACGAGATCGTCCAGCTCGAGCTGCTCAAGCCGAAGGTGGCGATCCTCGACGAGACCGACTCCGGCCTCGACATCGACGCCCTGCGGGTGGTCAGCGAGGGCGTCAACCGGGTCCGCGAGACCGGCGAGACCGGGCTGCTGCTGATCACCCACTACACCCGGATCCTCCGCTACATCAAGCCGGACTTCGTGCACGTCTTCGTGGCGGGGCGGATCGTCGAGCAGGGCGGTCCGGAGCTGGCCGAGAAGCTCGAGGCCGAGGGCTACGAGCGGTACGTCGCCGGCGCGGGCTCGGCCCGGGCCTGAGCCGAAGGGCACCGTCGAGATGACCACGATCGCGATCCCGCCGGGGATGCCACAGTACGACGACGTGCCGCGCTACGACGTCGAGGCGGTACGCGCCGACTTCCCGATCCTGGGGCGCGAGGTCAACGGCCATCCGATGGTCTACCTCGACAGCGCGAACACCTCGCAGAAGCCCCGGCAGGTGCTGGACGCGCTGCGGGAGCACTACGAGCGGCACAACGGCAACGTCTCCCGCTCGGTGCACACCGTCGGCACCGAGGCGACCGAGGCGTACGAGGCGGCCCGGGCGAAGGTCGCGGCCTTCATCAACGCGCCGAGCCCCGACGAGGTGGTCTTCACCAAGAACTCCACCGAGGCGATCAACCTGGTCGCGTACGCCTTCTCCAACGCCTCGCTCGGCGGCCCGGCCGGTGACCCGCGGTTCCGGCTCGGCCCCGGCGACGAGATCGTGATCTCCGAGATGGAGCACCACTCGAACATCGTGCCGTGGCAGCTCCTCTGCGAGCGGACCGGCGCGACGCTGCGCTGGTTCCCGGTCACCGACGGCGGCCGGCTCGACGAGTCCGGGCTGGCGGAGCTGGTCAACGAGCGGACCAGGCTGGTCTCGATCGTGCACATGTCCAACATCCTCGGCACGGTCAACGCCACCGCCCGGATCACCGAGCGGGTCCGGCAGGTCGGCGCGCTGCTGCTGCTCGACTGCTCGCAGTCGGTGCCGCACCTGCCGGTCGACGTGGTCGACCTGGACGTCGACTTCATCGCCTTCACCGGGCACAAGATGTGCGCGCCGAGCGGGATCGGGGTGCTCTGGGGCCGGGGCGAGCTGCTGGCCGCGATGCCGCCGGTCTTCGGCGGCGGTTCGATGATCGAGACGGTCAGCATGGCCGGCTCGACGTACGCGCCGCCGCCGGCCCGGTTCGAGGCGGGTACCCCGCCGATCGCCGAGGCGGTGGCGCTGGGCGCGGCGGTGGACTACCTGACCGGGATCGGCATGAAGGCGATCCAGTGGCACGAGAAGGAGCTGACCGCGTACGCGCTGGACGCCCTGGCGACCGTCCCCGGGCTGCGGATCTTCGGCCCGACGGTACCGGTCGGCCGGGGCGGGACGATCTCGTTCGCGCTGGACGGCATCCACCCGCACGACGTGGGTCAGGTGCTCGACGCCCAGGGCGTCGAGGTGCGGGTCGGCCATCACTGTGCGCGACCGGTCTGCGTCCGGTTCGGCGTACCGGCGACGACCCGCGCCTCGTTCTACCTGTACACCACGACCAGCGAGGTCGACGCCCTGGTGCGC from Plantactinospora sp. BC1 carries:
- the sufB gene encoding Fe-S cluster assembly protein SufB produces the protein MTEQIVQPMTQEEQLAALGRYEYGWADSDVAGAAAQRGLNEAVVRDISAKKNEPAWMLDLRLKGLRLFGRKPMPNWGADLGGIDFDNIKYFVRSTEKQAASWEDLPEDIKNTYDKLGIPEAEKQRLVAGVAAQYESEVVYHKIREDLEEQGVVFLDTDTALKEHEDIFKEYFGTVIPVGDNKFAALNTSVWSGGSFIYVPKGVHVEIPLQAYFRINTENMGQFERTLIIVDEGAYVHYVEGCTAPIYSSDSLHSAVVEIVVKKNARCRYTTIQNWSNNVYNLVTKRAVCHEGATMEWIDGNIGSKVTMKYPAVFMTGEHAKGEVLSVAMAGEGQHQDAGAKMVHAAPHTSSTIVSKSIARAGGRTSYRGLVQVLEGSHHSKSTVKCDALLVDTISRSDTYPYVDIREDDVAMGHEATVSKVSEDQLFYLMSRGLTEDEAMAMIVRGFIEPIAKELPMEYALELNRLIELQMEGAVG
- a CDS encoding cysteine desulfurase produces the protein MTTIAIPPGMPQYDDVPRYDVEAVRADFPILGREVNGHPMVYLDSANTSQKPRQVLDALREHYERHNGNVSRSVHTVGTEATEAYEAARAKVAAFINAPSPDEVVFTKNSTEAINLVAYAFSNASLGGPAGDPRFRLGPGDEIVISEMEHHSNIVPWQLLCERTGATLRWFPVTDGGRLDESGLAELVNERTRLVSIVHMSNILGTVNATARITERVRQVGALLLLDCSQSVPHLPVDVVDLDVDFIAFTGHKMCAPSGIGVLWGRGELLAAMPPVFGGGSMIETVSMAGSTYAPPPARFEAGTPPIAEAVALGAAVDYLTGIGMKAIQWHEKELTAYALDALATVPGLRIFGPTVPVGRGGTISFALDGIHPHDVGQVLDAQGVEVRVGHHCARPVCVRFGVPATTRASFYLYTTTSEVDALVRGLEQVRKVFG
- a CDS encoding metalloregulator ArsR/SmtB family transcription factor — encoded protein: MAGPDGVAGPDGRPTRDRVTQLLLEHGAATAAQLGAELGLSPAAIRRHLDAMLADGDVVARDQVVRGQRGRGRPARIFRLTDSGRRRCGTHTYDGMATAALRWISRHGGPDAVDAFAAEQVAALEARCRAAMEGAGDDPLARAEALAGALTAEGYAANASTIASGGQLCQHHCPVAHVAAEFPQLCEAETAVISRLVGTHVQRLATIAHGDGVCTTHIPTQPKPSVSSVRTDR
- the sufC gene encoding Fe-S cluster assembly ATPase SufC, whose amino-acid sequence is MSVLEIRDLQVSVRLPEGELKPILAGVDLTVRAGETHAIMGPNGSGKSTLAYSIAGHPKYEITGGEVLLDGQDVLSMAVDERARAGLFLAMQYPVEVPGVSVANFLRTAKTAIDGEAPKLRTWAGELRGAMERLQMDPAFAQRNVNEGFSGGEKKRHEIVQLELLKPKVAILDETDSGLDIDALRVVSEGVNRVRETGETGLLLITHYTRILRYIKPDFVHVFVAGRIVEQGGPELAEKLEAEGYERYVAGAGSARA
- the sufD gene encoding Fe-S cluster assembly protein SufD — its product is MTTEAFAPEAPGAQAAQIAQTKAQTLRSYDVRDFPALTGLEEEWRFTPLKRLRGLADDTFTPVDGRLRYEVAALPDGVTFGGVHEGDARIGSVLTPFDRISALAHGRAGEAVVVAVAPETRPAEPVTVRLVGQGADGASFGHTFLDIGRFAEVTLVLEQTGSVTLADNVEVAVDEGAKLTLVTVADWASDAVQAQHLRVRLGRDAKVTHIQVSLGGDLVRQYTSVEYTGRGGEAELYGLYFADAGQHLEHRQMVDHSVPDCRSYVGYRGALQGESAHTVWVGDVLIRAAATGTDTYEINRNLVLTDGARADSVPNLEIETGEVAGAGHASATGRFDDEQLFYLMARGIPEGEARKLVVRGFFAELLNKIPAEELRDRLGEQIETRLAKAAV
- a CDS encoding non-heme iron oxygenase ferredoxin subunit, whose translation is MIRICSTEDVPKGSVVSAAVDGTEVAVVHAEDGNFYAIRDECSHAAVALSEGEVDGCTLECWLHGSRFDLRTGEPTGLPATEPVPVYPVEIRDGDIYLSLTPSNGVTAP